CGCACCAAGCCTGATAATCGAGAGTTAACCGGCGCAGGCTGTGGCGTACCAAGGGGCCATGGGCAGGGGCGTAGGTGCTAGCGGGGAAGTCCACCAATTTGGCCAAAGCGGCCTTCACCTGCGGAGCTTGCAGGCGGTGCAGGCAGTCGAAATAGTAGCGACGATCCTCGCTCAGGTGTCGCCAGTGCTCATCGAAGAGGTATTCGTCACAGACGTGAACCCCAAAGAGTTTGTCGCTGTAGAGGATCCCGCTGGCGGGGTCGTAGGTACATAGGGCATCGGGGTGACGGGGAGTTGGTACTGTACGGAAGTGCAGCTCATGCCCCTCCCCCAGATCCAAACATTCCCCATCCCGTACCACCCGCAGGCGAAAGGACTGGTCACCATTGTAGGTAATGCCCAAATCGGCAGCTTCTTCTTCGTCCCGGGCTGGCAGGGTTGGCAAGGGATCCGTCTCGAAAGCAGCCCGCAGCGTGATCACCCCCGGTTTGGAGCAGAGCACCACCGCATAGGGGGCCAAGGGCAATAAGGCTTTCAGAGTGGCAATGCGGTTGAAGTTGACATGGCTGAGCAGAATAAACTGCAGCTTTTGCAGATAGTGGTGCTGCGCCAGTTCCTCCAGAAAGATTTCGGTGAAGGATTCTCCCGGTGGGTCGATCAGAATCGCTTGATCCGCCTGAATCAAGTAGCTATTGGCGGTGGTACCCCGTTGGCGGGCATATTCGATTTCAAACTTCAGCCGATCCCAGGTGCGGGAGCGTAGAGCCAGGGTTGATGGGCCAATCGAGGCAACCTGAACATCGCGGGACGGGGTCTTGCTCTTCATTGCAGCCTCCAGCGCGGCATCTGCTTTCAACTTGCCATGAAAATGGGGCGACTGGGATGTTTTTCCCGATGTCCAGGGATCCTCCTCAAGCGGAGTGCCTGCTTGGGGGCAAGGTCCAGGTCTGGATATCTGAGTTAGGGAGAGGATCTGACCCTACATCTGTTTGATCACCACCAGGGTGAGATCATCAAAAATCTGCTGGTTCTGAATAAACTGCCGTACTTCTGTGATGATCGCTTTGCAGATGTCGCGGGCGGAAGCTTGCCAATGTTGCTGCACCACCTGACAAAGACGGTCTAAGCCAAACAAATCTCGAGATCCGTTCTCGGCCTCAGTAATGCCATCGGTGTAGAGCACCACCACATCTCCTGGAGAAAGGTGCACTTCCGCCTGGGCGATAAATTGGCGGATATCTGCCTCCAAACCAATGGGAAAGCCTAGGTCGAGGGTATCCACCCGTTCGATCGTGCCCTCTTTGCGCACGACGATGATTTGCTCATGCTGGCCACTGAAGCGCAGAATGCCATCGTGGTAATCCAGCAACATCAGGGTCATGTTTTTGTCAGAGTTCATGCGCTGGGCATTTTCGTAGATCACCTGATTGAGAATCTCCAGCACCCGCCCCGGATCCCGTTCTTGCTGGATGGCCAGGGTTCGCACTGCCGTCTGGGCCATGAGCATCAACATGCCGCTTTCGAGGCCATGGCCGGTCACATCGCCGATACCAATGCGCACCAGGCCGTTGTGTTCCAACACGTCGTAGTAGTCGCCCCCCACCTCCGTCGCCGGTTCCATAAAGCCGGCGATATCTAGCCCCGGGATCCGTTGCAATTCCTGAGCCCTGGGCAGGATCAACTGTTGCAGCCGCCGGGTCAGTTCCAGTTCGGATCCCATGCGTTGGTTTTCTGCCTTGAGCTTGAGGTTCAGTTGCTGAATTTCGTGTTGTGCTTCTGCCAGGGCATCCATCACCTGGTTGTAACGGGATCCGACATACCCCAACTCCGAGAACGGCTCTACCGGCACCCGCTGGCTCAAATCCTGTCGACTGGAATGAGCCGTCATCACCTGGATTAGGTCGTAAGCTTCGGTTTTCGCCCCATGTTCGACGATATTCAGGCCCAGCTCCTCTGCCTCAGAAGTAACCCGCAACGGCCAAAAGGGATCCATCCCCCGCAAGATTCCGTAGGCCAGCCCAAAGGCCCAGATCCCAGCCGCCACCACCCCCAGCAATTGAACCCCTAGCTGCGGCAACACCGGCAAGGGCAATTGTTCTGGGTTCCCGAAAAAGGCCACTGCCAAGGTGCCCCAGGCCCCTGCCCCCAAATGCACCGGCACTGCTCCCACCGCATCATCCAGCCGCCAACGCTCCATTCCCAGGCTGACCCAAATGGCCACCGAAGCGCCGATCGCCCCAATCCAGACTGCCTCAGCCGTAGATACCAAATGACAGCCCGCCGTAATTGCCACCAATCCGGCCAAGCAGCCATTGATCATCCAGTCCACTTCGGCCCGCCGCAAATAGACCAGAGCAATCCCCAGCCCACCGATCAACCCGCTCACCCCACCCATGAGGGTATTGGTGAGAATGCGCGGCACCTCTGGTCCCAACCCCAAGGCACTGCCGCCGTTAAAGCCAAACCAGCCAAACCAGAGCAACATCCCCCCCAAGACCGACAGGGGTAAACTGGAACCGAGCAGCTTTTTCGGACGCCCCTGGGCATCGAAACGACCAGCCCGCGGCCCAATCACCATCAACCCCGCCAAGGCCACCCAACCCCCTATGCTGTGGACCACAGTGGAGCCAGCAAAATCGATAAATCCCAACTGCCCGAGCCATCCTGTCGCTTGCCCCTGATCCAACCCATGCCAGACCCAATGGCCGTAGACTGGGTAGATCAACCCCGAAATCAGGCAGCTCATCAGGCCGTAGGCCCCAAAGCGTACCCGCTCCGCCACCGCCCCAGACACAATCGTGGTGGCCGTCCCACAAAACATGGCCTGAAACAGGAAAAAAGTGGCCAGGGATCCCGGCCTATTTAAGTCGAGGGCAAACTCGCCTTGCCCGAAGATCCCCAGCCAACTGGGGCCAAACATGAGGCCAAATCCCACCAACCAAAACAGCCCGGAGGCAAGAGCAAAATCGGCAAAGTTCTTGGCCGCAACGTTGATGTTGTTCTTACTGCGCGTGAACCCCGACTCCAAACACATAAAGCCTGGCTGCATGATAAATACCAGCGCAGCACAGACCAAAACCCAAAGGGCATCGGTGGGATCCGTCATTGCGTACCGAGAGTGACTGGTTATCGATAATACAAGAAACCCCATCCTAGATCCTACTACCGACAAATAATGAACTCCAGCAAGCCTTGTGCGCAGTCGGGATACGACCTGATATCCTGTTCGCAGCAATGGCCTGCAACGACCCTCTCCCACGGGATCCTCTGTCATGGCAGAACATACCCACCGCGACTGGAGCATCAGCACCCAAGCTACCGACAAGGGATTTATCTTTCGTTGCCAAAAGCCGGAAACCACCACCAAAGCCTACGGCTACTTCCAGAGCGAGGCTGAGGCGATCCTAGCGGGCATGGTTTGGATCGACCAACAACAACTACCCGATCACATGGACGGGATCCTGTTTGACAACGAGGAACCCGAGATTTAAACCTGGGCCTCTTCCCGTACCAACTTGTCCCAACCCAAACCTTTGAGGGCAGCATTCCGACGCAGCGGTCGAGTTGCCAGTTCCAACACATCCTGGGTATTGCCAAAGCCGTGGATCTGGGCAAAGGTGAACTCCACCGACCATTTGGTGGTCACCCCGCGCGCCTCCAGGGGATTGGCGTGGGCCATACCGGTAATCACCAGATCTGGCTGTAGAGCTTTGATGCGTTGAATTTGGTTGTAGTTGTCGGGTTTTTCCACAATCGTGGGTTTGGGCACCCCCATTTCTTCACAGGTGCGCTCCAAGAGGGCCAGCTCTGCCGCTTGGTAGCGTTTGTCCATGTAAGGGATCCCGATCTCTTGCACCGTCATGCCGCAGCGCACCAGCAGCCGCGCCAAGGAGATCTCCAGCAGGTTATCCCCCATCAAAAAGACGCTCTTGCCCCGCAACAGGCCTACATACTCCTGAATTTGCGGGTGATTCCACACCTCTGCCTCCCGTTCCGCCAAACCTTGGGGTTGGATCCCCAGCTCCCGACAAATGGCCTCCACCCAGGCACGGGTGCCATCCGGCCCAATCGGGAAGGGAGCATGGATCAGTTTTGCTTTTTTGCGGCGAACCAACGCTGTAGCAGTTCGGCTCAGGAAGGGGTTTACCCCCACCACATAGGTGCCCGGCTCCACCACCGGCAGTTCTCCATAGCGTTTGGCCGGCAGCCACCCCGACACGCGGATCCCTTGCTTTTTCAGCTCTAGGGTCAGTTGTGTCACCACCGGATCCGGCACTGAGCCAAAGATCACCAGAGGCGGATGTTTCTTGAAGCCTTCTTCTTCAGGAGTACTCTCTTTTTTCTTGTTGAAATTAAATATGGCTTGTAACCCACCTCGGGGTTCTCGTTCTTCTTCTCTATGCCCCGGAGCCTGGGATACCTTGACCTGTTCTGGGCACCGCTGCGCCATCGAGGCCAACACCGTGTCTTCCCCTTGGGTAAAGGCGTAGTCAAGGCCGTTGGCCCGTGCTACTACAATCGGGATCCCGATCTCCCCTTCCAATTTCGGGGCTAGGCCCTCTAGATCCATTTTGATGATTTCGGTGGTGCAGGTACCAATCCAAACAATGACGCTGGGGTTGCGATCCCGTTTGATTTGCAGGCACAGCCGCTTCAGTTCTTCGTAGTCGTTGAGTTTGGCGCTGATGTCCCCTTCTTCCAATTCCGCCATGGCATAACGCGGTTCGGCAAAGATCATCACTCCCATGGCATTTTGCAGAAAGTAGCCACAGGTTTTGGTGCCGATCACCAGAAAGAAGCTATCCTCAATTTTTTGATAGAGCCAAGCCACGCAACTGATGGGGCAAAAGGTGTGATAGTTGCCGGTTTCGCATTGAAAGTTAAGGGTGTTGGGGGTGTCTAAGGCGGCGGTCATAGGTGGCTCCTGGAGGTTTTTCTTAAGCAAAGAATTTCCATAGAATCTGCAAGATGAATTGACGAAATAATTAACTAACGGGCTAACAATTGAGGGACACCCACCAACTTTTCGCTCAGCTCCCAGAGCAATTTAGCTTTAGCATCATCCCCCGCTTCGTTAGAGACTTCCTGGTTAAAAGGCTTGCCATTTTTCTTCTGGCGGTTGCCCCAGCTCCAGTAGGCCCCCGACTGACGAAACTCGGGATCTGCTACCACTTGGGCTACCCGTTCGCCAGAAAGCTCCTCCGAGACAAAGCCACCCGTAATGTTCTTTTGAAACCAGGGAAAGAGACTTTGAAAGAGTGGGTAATGGTTGCGAAACAGAGCCGTTGTAGCGACACAACCTGGATACAAAGACAAGAAGGTGATGCCGGTGCTCTCGTGGAAGCGGCGATGTAGCTCCCGCATGGTGAGGATGTTGCAGACTTTGCTGTCTTTGTAGGCTTTGACCGGCTCAAACTTGCCCCCATCCGCCATACTGATGGGCTCCTTAAAGCCCTGGGCAAAGCCCCGCAGATCCCCCAGGTGGGGTTGGGGTGGAATTTTCCCCCCTAGCTCCTTCGGGTTGTGGGTGACGGTGCCCAAGATCACCAGCCGCCGATCCGCATAGGTGGAGCGTTTCATATCCTCCAACATCAAATGACACAGCAGAAAATGCCCGAGATGATTGGTGGTCATGGTCAGCTCATACCCCTCCGGGCTGCGCAAAGGCTGCTTGAGCAAGGGCATATAGATGGCAGCATTACAGACTAAGGCATCCAACGAACGACCCCAGTTGCGGAATTGCTCGACAAACTGCCGCACACTGCTCAGGTTGCCCAAGTCGATCTTCATCAGGGTGTAGCTGCCCTGCGGGATCCCGACCTGTTGCGCCACCCGGTAGGCTTTATCCAAATCTCGGCAGGCCATGACCACATGCCAGCCCCGCTTCGCCAAAGCCAAAGCCGAGTACAGACCAACGCCGGAGGAGGCTCCGGTAATCAGGACTGTGGGTTGCTCTTGTCTTTCCATATCCAACTCCCGTGCCATTTCGAGATAGTGTCCGAGGGGATCCAGGCCCCCAAACGGGGATCCGTGCAGAATCCATCTTGGAGCTGAAAGCGAACATGACGATGAATTGATAAGGTTTGAGATGATTTTCTGAAGAGTTACTTAAATTTTGGAAAAGATCGGGATCCCTTACGCCCATGCGGGTTCGCGAGCCGGAGTGTTGTAGAAGTCCGAAAGCAAGGTGAACAAATCCCGATCTTGCGCATCCTTGGGCACGATCCCTTCCGGACGAGCCAGCAGCTCATCGGCAATGTTCAGGTAGTACTGACAGACGGGCTCCAAATCGGGGTCAGATTCCGCCATTTCGAAGATGGTTTTGCCCTTCACCCGCGAGACCCGGATATCTTCGATCAGGGGCAGTACCTCAATCACAGGCATGGGTACCGCCGAAACATACTTGTCGATCAGATCCCGCTTGCTGGTGCGATTGCCGATCAACCCCGCCAGCCGTAATTTGCGGGTTTTGGCCTTTTCCCGCACGGAGGCGGCGATGCGATTGGCGGCAA
The sequence above is a segment of the Synechococcus sp. Nb3U1 genome. Coding sequences within it:
- a CDS encoding ferredoxin:protochlorophyllide reductase (ATP-dependent) subunit N gives rise to the protein MTAALDTPNTLNFQCETGNYHTFCPISCVAWLYQKIEDSFFLVIGTKTCGYFLQNAMGVMIFAEPRYAMAELEEGDISAKLNDYEELKRLCLQIKRDRNPSVIVWIGTCTTEIIKMDLEGLAPKLEGEIGIPIVVARANGLDYAFTQGEDTVLASMAQRCPEQVKVSQAPGHREEEREPRGGLQAIFNFNKKKESTPEEEGFKKHPPLVIFGSVPDPVVTQLTLELKKQGIRVSGWLPAKRYGELPVVEPGTYVVGVNPFLSRTATALVRRKKAKLIHAPFPIGPDGTRAWVEAICRELGIQPQGLAEREAEVWNHPQIQEYVGLLRGKSVFLMGDNLLEISLARLLVRCGMTVQEIGIPYMDKRYQAAELALLERTCEEMGVPKPTIVEKPDNYNQIQRIKALQPDLVITGMAHANPLEARGVTTKWSVEFTFAQIHGFGNTQDVLELATRPLRRNAALKGLGWDKLVREEAQV
- a CDS encoding protochlorophyllide reductase; this encodes MERQEQPTVLITGASSGVGLYSALALAKRGWHVVMACRDLDKAYRVAQQVGIPQGSYTLMKIDLGNLSSVRQFVEQFRNWGRSLDALVCNAAIYMPLLKQPLRSPEGYELTMTTNHLGHFLLCHLMLEDMKRSTYADRRLVILGTVTHNPKELGGKIPPQPHLGDLRGFAQGFKEPISMADGGKFEPVKAYKDSKVCNILTMRELHRRFHESTGITFLSLYPGCVATTALFRNHYPLFQSLFPWFQKNITGGFVSEELSGERVAQVVADPEFRQSGAYWSWGNRQKKNGKPFNQEVSNEAGDDAKAKLLWELSEKLVGVPQLLAR
- the amt gene encoding ammonium transporter; its protein translation is MTDPTDALWVLVCAALVFIMQPGFMCLESGFTRSKNNINVAAKNFADFALASGLFWLVGFGLMFGPSWLGIFGQGEFALDLNRPGSLATFFLFQAMFCGTATTIVSGAVAERVRFGAYGLMSCLISGLIYPVYGHWVWHGLDQGQATGWLGQLGFIDFAGSTVVHSIGGWVALAGLMVIGPRAGRFDAQGRPKKLLGSSLPLSVLGGMLLWFGWFGFNGGSALGLGPEVPRILTNTLMGGVSGLIGGLGIALVYLRRAEVDWMINGCLAGLVAITAGCHLVSTAEAVWIGAIGASVAIWVSLGMERWRLDDAVGAVPVHLGAGAWGTLAVAFFGNPEQLPLPVLPQLGVQLLGVVAAGIWAFGLAYGILRGMDPFWPLRVTSEAEELGLNIVEHGAKTEAYDLIQVMTAHSSRQDLSQRVPVEPFSELGYVGSRYNQVMDALAEAQHEIQQLNLKLKAENQRMGSELELTRRLQQLILPRAQELQRIPGLDIAGFMEPATEVGGDYYDVLEHNGLVRIGIGDVTGHGLESGMLMLMAQTAVRTLAIQQERDPGRVLEILNQVIYENAQRMNSDKNMTLMLLDYHDGILRFSGQHEQIIVVRKEGTIERVDTLDLGFPIGLEADIRQFIAQAEVHLSPGDVVVLYTDGITEAENGSRDLFGLDRLCQVVQQHWQASARDICKAIITEVRQFIQNQQIFDDLTLVVIKQM